The Sphingobium sp. JS3065 genome includes a region encoding these proteins:
- a CDS encoding CHAD domain-containing protein, translating into MEREVELKLELAPDAAEAFGRLAFLPPDSDVAQLRAIYFDTADRKLAEHGISLRIRQSEGRRVQTIKADGHGGAGLFARAEWEMPVADDVPVLDARTPVAALLGKAVDAIEPAFHVDVERRRWIVEEDTAVIELALDRGQVSAGGRQAAICEVELELKSGAPDALFLLARRIDADIPVRPGVLTKAERGYGLRDAAAAWVKAEPVALDPSLTAEEAFLRIAGNCIRHYRLNEALLLDHYEVKALHQARVAIRRLRSAFWLFQPILEAADVARFQGELKWLAAILGEARNLDVLAERPDAGALGDRLHTVRAEAHGRVGQWLESARVRALSIDLVEWLTLGAGQAGDDRRMLPAGDFAARRLQRLHERIAKRGAHFAKLTDGARHEVRKDAKKLRYASEFFAGLFAHGKGRRRQAKFIAALEEVQTALGELNDLVAVPGLLAEYGLGAEQDIQIRPKHKRKLIIAAAEAYEALVDVKRFWR; encoded by the coding sequence GTGGAACGGGAAGTCGAACTGAAGCTGGAATTGGCCCCCGATGCGGCGGAAGCATTCGGGCGCTTGGCGTTTCTCCCGCCGGACAGCGACGTGGCGCAGTTGCGGGCAATCTATTTCGACACGGCCGATAGAAAATTGGCGGAACATGGCATCAGCCTTCGCATCCGGCAGTCCGAAGGCCGCCGGGTCCAGACGATCAAGGCCGACGGGCATGGCGGGGCGGGATTGTTTGCGCGGGCGGAGTGGGAAATGCCGGTCGCGGACGACGTGCCGGTGCTGGATGCGCGCACGCCGGTCGCGGCGCTGCTGGGGAAGGCGGTGGATGCCATCGAACCCGCATTCCATGTCGATGTCGAGCGGCGCAGGTGGATCGTGGAGGAAGATACGGCCGTCATCGAACTGGCGCTGGATCGGGGACAGGTCAGCGCGGGCGGGCGGCAGGCGGCGATCTGCGAAGTCGAACTGGAATTGAAATCGGGTGCGCCCGATGCCCTCTTCCTTCTGGCGCGGCGAATCGATGCCGACATTCCGGTGCGGCCCGGCGTGCTGACCAAGGCCGAGAGGGGATATGGGCTGCGCGATGCCGCCGCTGCCTGGGTGAAGGCGGAGCCTGTGGCGCTCGATCCGTCCCTGACGGCGGAAGAGGCGTTTTTACGGATCGCCGGAAACTGTATTCGGCATTACCGGCTGAACGAGGCGCTGTTGCTGGACCATTATGAGGTCAAGGCGCTGCACCAGGCGCGGGTTGCGATCCGGCGGTTGCGGTCGGCCTTCTGGCTGTTCCAGCCGATTCTGGAGGCGGCGGATGTCGCCCGCTTCCAGGGCGAATTGAAATGGCTGGCGGCCATATTGGGCGAGGCGCGCAATCTGGACGTGCTGGCGGAACGGCCCGATGCGGGCGCGTTGGGCGACCGGCTGCACACGGTGCGGGCGGAGGCGCATGGCCGGGTCGGGCAATGGCTGGAATCGGCGCGGGTTCGCGCGTTGTCGATCGATTTGGTCGAATGGCTGACCCTGGGCGCGGGACAGGCGGGGGACGACCGGCGGATGTTGCCTGCCGGGGATTTCGCGGCGCGGCGGTTGCAGCGGCTGCACGAGCGGATTGCGAAGCGGGGCGCGCATTTCGCGAAGCTGACTGACGGGGCGCGGCATGAAGTGCGCAAGGATGCGAAGAAGCTGCGCTATGCCTCCGAATTTTTCGCCGGGCTGTTCGCGCACGGGAAGGGGCGTCGGCGGCAGGCGAAGTTCATCGCGGCGCTGGAAGAGGTGCAGACTGCCCTGGGTGAATTGAACGATCTGGTCGCCGTGCCGGGCCTGTTGGCGGAATATGGATTGGGCGCGGAACAAGACATACAGATCAGGCCGAAGCACAAGCGAAAGCTGATTATTGCGGCGGCAGAGGCTTATGAAGCGCTGGTGGACGTGAAGCGATTTTGGCGATGA